The genome window GTACCAGGCGACCCGGCACCTGATCGAACAAGGCTGCCGACGCGTGGCTTTCCTCTCTCTTTCAGATAGTTTATCCATTAGTAATCAACGCCTTGAAGGCTACAAACGAGCGCTCGCGGAGAGTCAGATCGCGGCTCAGGACGACTTAATTGTTAACGGATCAAGGGAGATTAGTCAGGAACTCATTCGAACACTATTACAAAGTCCGCAGCGGCCTGATGGTTTGCTGGCTTCGGTTGAAAAGCTGGCAATTACCGCCTACCAGCTTTGTGAAGAACTCAACCTGACCATCCCGGATGCGGTTAAGATCATCGCTTTTTCCAACCTGGAGACTGCCTCTTTGCTCAACCCTTCCCTAACCACGATCACGCAACCCGCTTTTGACATGGGAAAGGCCGCCGCCATAGCCTTGTTCCGCAACCTGGAAAAAACCTACTTTGATCCACAAAAAGAAAGCATCGTCCTTCCTTCTTTGTTAGTTTGCCGAAATTCAACGAGACGCTGTAATTGATCTTTCACCGACCAGACATGCTTCCTGATCGACAAGACAACGAACGGCTCTGTTTTTTACTATTTTGCCTGCTTAACCCTTTTCATCTGTATGAAAACCCTTAATTACCTGCGATCCTGCTTATTCTTTTGGATTCTTTTAGGAATAAGCACCACCATTTTTGCCCAATCAGCCACCAACAAGCTGACTCCAGCCACCATTCTTAGCCGCTGGGAAAAGCAAGTGACGCCCGAAAATGCCTGGCGGGAATACCCCCGTCCTCAACTGGTTCGGTCAGCCTGGCAGAACCTGAACGGCTGGTGGGAATACGCAATCCGCCCCAAAACCGAAGGACAGCCGGCCAAATTTGACGGCCAGATTCTGGTGCCTTTCTGCGTAGAATCGACCCTTTCCAAGGTGACCAAGCCTCTAACCGACGCCCAGCGTTTGTGGTATCGCCGAACGGTTACCATTCCTGCCGACTGGAAAAACCAGCGCGTTTTGCTTCATTTTGGCGCGGTCGATTATGAATGCAATTTGTGGGTAAACGGCGGGCTGGTTGGCTCGCACACGGGCGGTTCCGATCCTTTCGATTTTGACATTACTGACTTTCTGAAATCGGGTCAGAATACACTGGTTTTGGGCGTGACCGATCCGACGACCGAAGGTGAGCAACCGCGCGGCAAACAGGTATTCAACCCCCATAGCATCTGGTATACTCCTGTTTCGGGTATTTGGCAAACAGTTTGGTTGGAACCCGTGCCCAATCCGGTCTTTATCGAAGAAGTTCGCCTGACTCCTGAGCTGGACTCCAGCCGCGTTCGGGTAGAAGTTTTAACGAATCGGCCAATTACTAACCCAACAACTGGCTTCCGCCTCACCGCGATGGACGGTACCCAGACCGTTGCTACAACCATCATTCGTGCCGGTAGAACGGGCTTTCTGAGCGTGAAAAATCCGAAGCTCTGGTCACCCGATACTCCTTTTCTGTATAACCTGAAAGTCGAGATTGTTCCGGTGAAAGACCCCTTCCAGGGTACAGAAAACCGCAATCGGCCCCGCCACAACGAAGCCGAACGTTCGGCATACGCCAAGGCTGAAGTAAGCGGAACGCCAATTGACGCCGTAACGAGCTATTTCGCGATGCGGAAAATTTCGATGGGCCCCGGAAATGTAGCAGGTCAACCGTTTTTATTGCTGAATAACAAGCCTGTGTTTCAGAATGGCCCGCTCGATCAGGGCTGGTGGCCGGGTAGCTTGCTCACGCCGCCTTCCGATGATGCCATGGTTTTTGAGATCGATTTTCTGAAAAAATCGGGCTTTAACATGCTTCGGAAGCATATCAAAGTCGAACCAGCTCGCTATTATTACCACTGCGACCGCCTGGGTATTTTGGTTTGGCAGGACATGCCGTCTGGCTTCTTGGAGGGCCAGAACATGGATCCTAGAGAAACCGTTGAGCCATTGCGCCGCTCGAAGGGCAAAGAGCAATTTGAACTGGAGCTCCGCCGCATGATGAACCGACTTCATAATCACCCCAGCATTGTTACCTGGGTTGTGCATAACGAAGGCTGGGGACAATACGATAACGTGCGGCTGGCTAATTGGACCAAAGCACTCGATCCGAGTCGGTTAGTTAATGCAGTTAGTGGCTGGAGCGATCTGGGTGCAGGTGATTTCTACGACATCCACACGTACGAGGAAGTACCCCGTGAACCGGCAGCGAAAAAAGACCGCGTGATTGTGGTTGGTGAATTTGGCGGTATCGGCTGGCCAATAACCGGACATTTATGGAACCCCAATAACCGAAACTGGGGCTACCAGACCTACCAGGACAAAGATGCCGTGTTGAAGGCTTACCGGACTAAATACGCCAAAATGGTAGAAATGTACCAGAAATTGGGCGTTTCTGCCGCCGTTTACACCCAAACAACGGATGTAGAAGGCGAGGTTAACGGGCTCCTCACCTACGACCGGGAAGTCATTAAGATTCCGGTAGAAACCTTGCGCGAGATACACGCTCCACTTTTTAAATAATTAAAAAGCCGCCTGACTGCCAGGCGGCTTTTTTGTTTCCTGTCTGTCATTTTCTTTAGGTGATGGAGTGGGCATTTGGTCAGGTTGGTTGCTGTTGCGTTCTGCTTCACGAAAATCTGTAGCTTTTTGTAAATTGTAGGGATTTATTGACAACCTAAGTCGTTATGAAACGTTCCTCTTTACTACTAACCAGCTTGCTCCTTTCGGGCATAACGCTGGCTCAAACACCGGCCAAACGACCCATGCGCCCGTCTGACATTGAGCGCTTGCAAGGCATCAGTGATCCGCAAGTATCCCCTGACGGTAGTTGGGTGGCCTACGTTCTTTCGTCTGTCGATGCAGCCAAAGACAAACGCAACGCTGATGTCTGGATGGTAAGCTGGGATGGCCAGCAGTCGGTTCAGCTGACGAACAGCCCCGATAGTGAATCCCGGCCACGTTGGAGTCCCGACGGAAAATACCTGTCTTTCATGGCCGCTCGAAACGGTTCGGAAAGCCAGCTCTGGCTACTGGATCGCCGGGGTGGCGAAGGCAAAAAATTAACTGACCTAAAGGGCGAAATTGAAGAATACGAATGGTCACCGGATGGCAAAAAAATTGCCCTGATCATTAAAGACAAAAGCGTGGCCGACTCTGCTAAGGGAAAAGCCAGAACGCCCTATTTGGTTGACCGCTACCAATTTAAGCAGGATATAAAAGGCTATCTGGATCGGCGCCCAGCTCACCTGTACCTATTTGATGTAGCCACGAAAAAACTAGATACCTTAACAACCGGGATACACGACGAATCGACGCCGGTCTGGTCGCCTGACGGTACTAAAATTGCCTTTGTTAGCAACCGCACGGCTGATCCCGACAAAAACGAAAACACCGACCTCTGGCTTATCGACACCCGGCGCGGTGCCACGCCCCGGCAATTGACCACCTGGGCTGGTCGTGATTACAACCCCGTCTGGAGTCCGGATGGGAAACGGTTGGCTTACCTGCGTTCGACCTCGGCGGATAATTTTATCATGTACGATCAGCCAACGCTGAATGTGTTGGCAGTCGATGGCGGTGAGCCAACGATCCTCTCCAAGGCCCTCGACCGGCCCGTTCGCAATCCGCGCTGGTCAACGGATGGGCAGTCAATTGCTGTTTTGGTTGATGACGACCGCCAGGCATACGTAGGTCAATATGCTTTGAATACCGGGAAATTCACCAAAGTTATCGGCGGCGACCGCATCTTCACTGATCTCAAAAATCAGGGTTCAGGCAGTTGGTTAACGATGATGGCCGAACCCCAGCTCCCCGGTGAATTGTATGCGCTGGAAGGTGGGAACCTGCGCCGGTTAACCAAAATACAGGACGAATTTGTGGCTTCTCTTCAGCTTGCTTCCGTGGAAGGCTTTACCTCCCGTAGCAAAGATGGCACGCAGGTTTCGGGCTTACTGTACCGCCCGTCCAATATACCTGCCGACAAAAAGCTCCCGCTCATTCTATACATTCACGGTGGGCCTGTCAGCCAGGATACGTATGGATTTGACCTGACCCGGCAGCTGTTGGCTGCCGGTGGATATGCCGTTGCCGCCGTTAATTACCGAGGTAGCAGCGGTCGGGGTCTGGCTTACTGCAAAGCCATTTACGCCGATTGGGGCAATAAAGAAGTGGCGGATATTCTGGGCGCTACGGATTATTTGGTGCAGAAAGGCATTGCCGACCCCGAACGCATGGGCATTGGGGGCTGGAGCTATGGGGGCATTCTGACGAATTATACGATTGCGACGGATACCCGTTTCAAGGCGGCAGCCAGCGGAGCGGGCAGCTCGTTACAATTAACCATGTACGGCTCCGATCAATATGTCAATCAATACGAACATGAGCTTGGAACGCCCTGGAAAAACCTGGATAAATGGCTGAAGCTCTCCTATCCTTTTTTAAAAGCAGATCGCATTAAAACGCCCACGCAGTTTATGGCCAGCGAAAAAGATTTCAACGTACCGGTGGCGGGTAGTGAACAAATGTACCAGGCCCTTACCTCATTGGGTGTTCCAACGCAGCTGATCATCTATCCCGGTCAGTTTCACGGCATTACTACGCCTAGCTACCAGCGCGACCGAATTGAACGCTACCTGCAATGGTTTGATAAGTATTTGAAGCCGGGAGCAGTTGCACTGGGAAAATAGAACGCGTTTACGTTTTTAATTATTTATCTATTGTACAGAATTTTCAGCTGGCTCTAAAAAAGTCCGGTTCCAAAGCCGGTCTGTAAATCTTTTTCAACTCTTCATTCGTAAGTATGGCACTTACGCATAGACATGCCCCGGCGCTTGCTGGGGTTTTGTCTTATCAGGCTTTCGAAAGTCTAATAAATCCCTGGTCTAATTTCCTTATCAACGCGCCTATGTGACCAATTTTCCAAAAAGCTGTCTTAACCCTATCTCCATCCGAACATAAGTTGGTTTGCCTATGAGGCCTGTGGTAATTTATATGTATAGGGGTCAGTATGCCATGCTGGAGTGCGTCTCAGAAGAAGAAGGCTTAGAAATTCTTTCTGATCTGGCCACTCACGAAAAAGTTGATCCAGTTGGTGTTTACAATCCTACCATACAGCGCATTACCTGGCATCCGGAAAATCCTTTCCGGCAGTGGCAAGAGTCTGATCCCAAACTGAAAAAGTCGCTGCATTTTGCTAAGCTCTTCCAATTAATTATGGATTCTTCCAGTTATAATTAAGCTCGAAATACTACATTTCTTCCTCTATTTTATGGTAGACTACCACAAAAGATTTGGTAGCAATGGTTATATTTGACAAAATATAACCAAGATTTCGTATAAACTCGTTAAGGCGCTTCACCAACAAAATGGTAAAAAGACCCAGGGTCGCTCTCATCGATGATGACCCTAACTTTATGGATTTATTTGTTCGGGCCATGCAGGTTGAGTGTGACCAGGTTACCATAAAACGTTACAATACCGGCACGGATTTACTTAGCGATTTATTAGCCTCCACTCATTCGGACTGTCCCCACCTTATTCTTATGGATTTGAGCTTGCCCGGGCGAAATGGCATTGAGGTTGCCCAGGCCGTTCGCCAGATGCATTCTTTCAGAGCTATTCCAATTTTATTGCTCACCAGTTCCGATCAGCCGAAAGAGGTTCAACATGCTTACGAACAAGGCCTTAATGCATATATCAGCAAACCCTTTTCCTACCGGGAAATGAAAGTTTTGGTGAAACAGATTTGCGATTACTGGCTTACAGCAGGACAACTACCTAATTTGGAATGATCCACCATGCTTTCCTGAATTTTAGTGCCTATGCAGTCTAACGTTCCCGTTTACAAACTTCATTCCTTTCCCCGTCATGAGCCCGAAGCGCTTTTTTACATGACCCGGTTGGAGAAGCTGGTACAGGAATTTAAAGGCATCGACAAACCACACTCGCATACCTTCTATCTGGTTATGTGGATTGGAACCGGAGGAGGCACTCATACCATCGACTTCAAAACGTATAACTTAGCCCCTAACCAACTTTATTTTCTTACGCCCGGGCAAGTCCATAGCTGGCAGTTATCTCCTGATATTCAAGGGTATAATTTATTTCTGGAAGCTAATTTTTTTCGAAGCCGCTTCGGAAATCGCCTGCAACAGTATCCTTTTTTTCATTCCCACCAGCACCAGCCGCTTCTGGAAGTTTCCGATCAGAAGGGACTTTTTCAGGACCTATTTTCGTATGCTTTCCAGGAATACGAAAATAGGCGTCTAAACCGATCTGAGGTTTTTCTTTCTTACATCCACATTATTCTGGAAACAGCAAACCGCCTTTATAGTCAACAGTTAACCGAAACCGACACGCATCTATACGACCGCATTCGGCAATATGAAGATTTATTGGAGAAGCATTTCCTGACAACCCGCGAAGTAGGTGCCTACGCGGAGAAAATGAACCTTACTCCTAATTACCTCAATCATATTTGTAAAAAAGTACTGAGTAAAACGGCTAGCCAGCTTTTGCACGAGCGCCAGGTTATTGAAGCCCAGCGCCTATTAACTCATACGACTCAATCAATCAAGGAAATTGGCTTTCTGTTAGGCTTTGACGACCCTTCCTATTTTGTGCGCTTCTTCAAAAAGCAGACCGGCTCTACACCCGCTGATTTCCGTCAACAATTACTCAACAATCGTTGATTTGTACCATACCCTCCTTGTTCTGTCTTCGAAAAAAAGAGCGCTAACTGGTATTTTTGTAGAGTAATAACTGCTGGTCATCTAGCTAATATTCCACTCAAAATGTCGCTCTGGCGACCCAATAGCCATGTTAAAAGACAGCCCTTTATACAGCATTGCCTTTAATAAATGCCCACGTTGCCACCAAGGAGACTTTTTTGTTACTAAAAGTGCATTCAGCCGCCGCTTTGACGAAATGCATACTGACTGTCCGCACTGTGGCGAACCGCTTACCCCGGAACCCGGCTTTTATTGGGGCGCTATGTTTGTAAGCTATGCGTTTTATACCATCTATACGTTGCTTACTTTCTTTGTTTTTGTTCAGTGGCTAAAGGTTGATCTGGATTATTACCTCATCGGGTTGACGCCTACTTTAGTGCTATTGACGCCTTATTTTTTCCGCCTGGCCCGTCGAAGCTGGTTGACTATCTTCACGAGCTACGATCCAAATAAGCAACGCGTTCAGATCAAGAATACTTAATAAGCCTCCTTTTTGTTAGCTGAAAAAGCCGAATCAGGAATCAATAAATCAGCCTACCGATTAGCGAAGCAATACTGACCGTCAAAAACTGCCGAATAGACCAAGGCCAAAAGCCTCTTCACTATAGAAAAAAAGCCTCAGAGCGACTGCTCTGAGGCTTTCCCATAACTCTCTACAGTAAATTATTTAATATCAATTTCAAAGGGCAAGCGCGCCTGTACCCCCTGCATGTTCTTCAGTTTTTTCAGGTATTGAATGTACGGAGCCAACTCACCAACGTGGGCGCTCAATTTCGTTTCTTCGTCCCCACCGGTGAACCCTTTCAGCAGTTCTTCAATGGCGTTTTTCTTCTCGGGAATATAACGAACCCGGTAATCGCCTTCTTTCAGCTTAGCCGACTGAGCCGCCAGTTTGATGGCATCATCCAAGCCGCCTAATTTATCGACCAGCCCGTTGGCTTTCGCCTGTTCGCCCGTCCAAACCCTTCCTGAAGCTAGCTTGCGCAGGCTATCAACCGGCATTTTGCGTCCCTGGGCCGCTTTAGAAGTGAAGATGGCGTAACCGCGCTCCACGTTTTTCTGCAACACATCCCGCTCAAACGGCGACATTTCACGCGTTAAGGTCGGGAAGTCAGAATGGGCATTGGTCAGCACCCGGTCGTACGTAATTCCGAGTTTTTCCTTGAAGAAGCCTTCGGTGTTAAACAGCATGCCGAAAATCCCGATAGACCCCGTAATGGTATTAGGATAAGCCACAATCTGATTGCAACCCATCGCCATATAATAGCCTCCAGAGGCAGCATAATCAGACATGGAAGCAATGACGGGCTTGGCTTTTTTGGCCAGCTCAATTTCACGCCACATCACATCCGACGCCAGCGCGCTACCACCCGGCGAGTTGATACGCATCACAATTGCTTTCACTTTATCGTCTAGCCGAGCTTTGCGCAGTTGTTCCGTAATGTTGTCCGAAGCAATGTTGTTGTCATCTTTTCCCGAAACGATATCGCCCGAAGCGACGATGACAGCAATGCGGTTTTTGATGTTTCCTTCTTCGACGTATTTTTTCGCTTTTCCGTATTTACCCAGCGAAACAAAATCGATCTTTTTCTTTTCGTCGATGCCTAATTTTTTCCGCATGTCGGTTTCCACTTCATCGTAATAGGCAACACGGGTAACCAATTTTGCTCTCAGGGCATCTTGCGGCGTCTGGATAGACAATTCATCAGCTTCTTTCTTCAAGGCTGCAACCGATACGTTTCGGCTGGTAGCAATGGCTGAGGCGAAATGATTGTTCATTGAGTTCAGGAAAGAAGCGGTCTGCAATTTGCTGGCCTCACTCATTTTTTCGTAGAGGAACGGCTCTACAGCGCTTTTAAACTCTCCTACCCGGAAAATTACCGGCTTGATATTCAACTTGTCAAGTGTTCCTTTGAAGAAGGTATACTCGGCATCCAGACCATTCCATTCGACGGCTCCGGCTGGATTCACATAAATATTATCGGCTATTGATGCCAGGTAATATCCTTTTTCGGTCATCACCTCGCCATAAGCATAGACAAATTTCTTCGATTTTTTAAAATCCAGCAGCGCCATGCGCACTTCTTCAAGCGTTGCCCAACCCGCCTGCGGATACTCAGTTTGGAGGTAAACTCCTTTGATATTCGGATCGAGCTTCGCGTTCGCCAGGGCCTGTTTCAGGTCAATGATGCCAATGACGTCACCGTCCGAATTGAAAGGTCCAAAGCTGGAGAACGGGTTTTCGACGCCAATTTCCCGTATCGGATTGTTCAGGTTAAGCTTTAATACTGAATTTTCTTTTACTGTAGTTTCATCGCTGGAAGCAGAACTGAGGGCCGATCCGATTCCAATGAGCAGCATAAATCCCACAAACGAAAAGACGATGAGTCCGACGAAGGTGGCTAGAACATATTTCAAAAATTGCCGCATGAAGGTATATTTAACTAATGTTTTTAGATACTTAGTTAACAAAAATAAAAACGGGACTATTCCCAGTCCCGCAAAAATGTGTTGGAAGTCATAATTAGAGGATAGAAGGAGAAACTAGCTTACTGCTTCTATCCCACTCTTCAGTTTGCTATAAGCTCATCGTCGCCTGCGTGCGAATTAGCTGCCAATAGTCTTCTACTGACCGACGAATCACCTCGTGGGCTTCTTCACGACCGTAGATGTTGACGATCTCGCAAGTCATGGGCTCAGCCGGTAAGTTTTTATACGTTAAGAAATAGTGCTGCAACCGCATAACAACATCTTTCGGCAGATCTTTCAGGTCTTTGTACAGCGAGTACATGGCATCTCCTTTCAGAACAGCGATGATTTTATCGTCAGCTTCACCTTTGTCCAGCAAACGGAATCCACCGATGGGAATGGCTTGCAGAATGATGTTTCCGTGCGTGATGGCGTGCTCGCTCAAAACGCAGATATCAATGGGGTCGCCATCTCCTTTTTCAATGTCCCGTCCTGACCGTTCGCGCGCGAGAGAAGCTACCTGCTCATCGCAATACGTTTGCGGAAGGAAGCCATACAGGGCCGGAACAATGTTGGAATATTTCTGCGGGCGGTCGATTTTCAGATACCCTGTCTCTTTGTCTACTTCATATTTGACCGTATCCGTAGGAACAATCTCGATGAAAGCCGTTACCAGATTCGGAGCATCTTCTCCGATCGAAATCCCATGCCAGGGATGTGCTTTAAATTGTTG of Tellurirhabdus bombi contains these proteins:
- a CDS encoding S9 family peptidase, producing MKRSSLLLTSLLLSGITLAQTPAKRPMRPSDIERLQGISDPQVSPDGSWVAYVLSSVDAAKDKRNADVWMVSWDGQQSVQLTNSPDSESRPRWSPDGKYLSFMAARNGSESQLWLLDRRGGEGKKLTDLKGEIEEYEWSPDGKKIALIIKDKSVADSAKGKARTPYLVDRYQFKQDIKGYLDRRPAHLYLFDVATKKLDTLTTGIHDESTPVWSPDGTKIAFVSNRTADPDKNENTDLWLIDTRRGATPRQLTTWAGRDYNPVWSPDGKRLAYLRSTSADNFIMYDQPTLNVLAVDGGEPTILSKALDRPVRNPRWSTDGQSIAVLVDDDRQAYVGQYALNTGKFTKVIGGDRIFTDLKNQGSGSWLTMMAEPQLPGELYALEGGNLRRLTKIQDEFVASLQLASVEGFTSRSKDGTQVSGLLYRPSNIPADKKLPLILYIHGGPVSQDTYGFDLTRQLLAAGGYAVAAVNYRGSSGRGLAYCKAIYADWGNKEVADILGATDYLVQKGIADPERMGIGGWSYGGILTNYTIATDTRFKAAASGAGSSLQLTMYGSDQYVNQYEHELGTPWKNLDKWLKLSYPFLKADRIKTPTQFMASEKDFNVPVAGSEQMYQALTSLGVPTQLIIYPGQFHGITTPSYQRDRIERYLQWFDKYLKPGAVALGK
- a CDS encoding response regulator, whose amino-acid sequence is MVKRPRVALIDDDPNFMDLFVRAMQVECDQVTIKRYNTGTDLLSDLLASTHSDCPHLILMDLSLPGRNGIEVAQAVRQMHSFRAIPILLLTSSDQPKEVQHAYEQGLNAYISKPFSYREMKVLVKQICDYWLTAGQLPNLE
- a CDS encoding inorganic pyrophosphatase, with amino-acid sequence MNQQFKAHPWHGISIGEDAPNLVTAFIEIVPTDTVKYEVDKETGYLKIDRPQKYSNIVPALYGFLPQTYCDEQVASLARERSGRDIEKGDGDPIDICVLSEHAITHGNIILQAIPIGGFRLLDKGEADDKIIAVLKGDAMYSLYKDLKDLPKDVVMRLQHYFLTYKNLPAEPMTCEIVNIYGREEAHEVIRRSVEDYWQLIRTQATMSL
- a CDS encoding LacI family DNA-binding transcriptional regulator, encoding MENVNLKKLAQTLNLSVSTVSKALQDSHEISQETKRRVLDLAKSLNYVPNPYASSLRRKKSKTIGVVIPEVTDSFFSLAIKGIESIVQPKGYHTLIYLTYESLAREQTILQEFQSGRVDGVIMSLSGETNRIGHLETLQAKGIPIVLFDRIFDEATMAQITTNDFESGYQATRHLIEQGCRRVAFLSLSDSLSISNQRLEGYKRALAESQIAAQDDLIVNGSREISQELIRTLLQSPQRPDGLLASVEKLAITAYQLCEELNLTIPDAVKIIAFSNLETASLLNPSLTTITQPAFDMGKAAAIALFRNLEKTYFDPQKESIVLPSLLVCRNSTRRCN
- a CDS encoding DUF983 domain-containing protein, producing MLKDSPLYSIAFNKCPRCHQGDFFVTKSAFSRRFDEMHTDCPHCGEPLTPEPGFYWGAMFVSYAFYTIYTLLTFFVFVQWLKVDLDYYLIGLTPTLVLLTPYFFRLARRSWLTIFTSYDPNKQRVQIKNT
- a CDS encoding glycoside hydrolase family 2 protein, encoding MKTLNYLRSCLFFWILLGISTTIFAQSATNKLTPATILSRWEKQVTPENAWREYPRPQLVRSAWQNLNGWWEYAIRPKTEGQPAKFDGQILVPFCVESTLSKVTKPLTDAQRLWYRRTVTIPADWKNQRVLLHFGAVDYECNLWVNGGLVGSHTGGSDPFDFDITDFLKSGQNTLVLGVTDPTTEGEQPRGKQVFNPHSIWYTPVSGIWQTVWLEPVPNPVFIEEVRLTPELDSSRVRVEVLTNRPITNPTTGFRLTAMDGTQTVATTIIRAGRTGFLSVKNPKLWSPDTPFLYNLKVEIVPVKDPFQGTENRNRPRHNEAERSAYAKAEVSGTPIDAVTSYFAMRKISMGPGNVAGQPFLLLNNKPVFQNGPLDQGWWPGSLLTPPSDDAMVFEIDFLKKSGFNMLRKHIKVEPARYYYHCDRLGILVWQDMPSGFLEGQNMDPRETVEPLRRSKGKEQFELELRRMMNRLHNHPSIVTWVVHNEGWGQYDNVRLANWTKALDPSRLVNAVSGWSDLGAGDFYDIHTYEEVPREPAAKKDRVIVVGEFGGIGWPITGHLWNPNNRNWGYQTYQDKDAVLKAYRTKYAKMVEMYQKLGVSAAVYTQTTDVEGEVNGLLTYDREVIKIPVETLREIHAPLFK
- the sppA gene encoding signal peptide peptidase SppA, with translation MRQFLKYVLATFVGLIVFSFVGFMLLIGIGSALSSASSDETTVKENSVLKLNLNNPIREIGVENPFSSFGPFNSDGDVIGIIDLKQALANAKLDPNIKGVYLQTEYPQAGWATLEEVRMALLDFKKSKKFVYAYGEVMTEKGYYLASIADNIYVNPAGAVEWNGLDAEYTFFKGTLDKLNIKPVIFRVGEFKSAVEPFLYEKMSEASKLQTASFLNSMNNHFASAIATSRNVSVAALKKEADELSIQTPQDALRAKLVTRVAYYDEVETDMRKKLGIDEKKKIDFVSLGKYGKAKKYVEEGNIKNRIAVIVASGDIVSGKDDNNIASDNITEQLRKARLDDKVKAIVMRINSPGGSALASDVMWREIELAKKAKPVIASMSDYAASGGYYMAMGCNQIVAYPNTITGSIGIFGMLFNTEGFFKEKLGITYDRVLTNAHSDFPTLTREMSPFERDVLQKNVERGYAIFTSKAAQGRKMPVDSLRKLASGRVWTGEQAKANGLVDKLGGLDDAIKLAAQSAKLKEGDYRVRYIPEKKNAIEELLKGFTGGDEETKLSAHVGELAPYIQYLKKLKNMQGVQARLPFEIDIK
- a CDS encoding AraC family transcriptional regulator, with product MQSNVPVYKLHSFPRHEPEALFYMTRLEKLVQEFKGIDKPHSHTFYLVMWIGTGGGTHTIDFKTYNLAPNQLYFLTPGQVHSWQLSPDIQGYNLFLEANFFRSRFGNRLQQYPFFHSHQHQPLLEVSDQKGLFQDLFSYAFQEYENRRLNRSEVFLSYIHIILETANRLYSQQLTETDTHLYDRIRQYEDLLEKHFLTTREVGAYAEKMNLTPNYLNHICKKVLSKTASQLLHERQVIEAQRLLTHTTQSIKEIGFLLGFDDPSYFVRFFKKQTGSTPADFRQQLLNNR